The DNA sequence GGGATCGTCCTCGCCCTGCTGCTTGCCGCCGGGCCGGCGGCGGCCGCTGAATTTCTCGACATTTCCCAGTCGGCCGGGGTCGCCGACGACGGTCTCGGCAAAGGCATCGCCTTCGCCGATATCAACAACGACGGCCTGGTCGATTTTTACGTTTCCAACAAGGGGGGGGCGAACAAGCTCTACCGTAACCAGGGAAACGGCAGCTTCGTCGATATCACCGCCGATGCCGGCGCCGGCATCGACCACCCCGGCTTCACCATGGGCAGCGTCTTCGGTGATTACGACAACGACGGCCTGATCGACCTCTACCTGGCCACCGGCGGCCAGTATGAAATCGAAGCCAACCGCCTCTTCAGAAATCTCGGCAATGGCACCTTCGTCGACGTCACCGACAAGGCCGGGGTCGGGCTCAAAGCCTTCACCTACTCGGCCTCCTTCGTCGATTACGACAATGACGGCGATCTCGACCTCTATTGCGCCAACTACGGGGTCGGCGCCAAAAACGTCCTTTACCGCAACAACGGCGACGGCACCTTCACCGACGTGACCGACATCGCCGGGGTCGGCGACCCCTCCTGGAGCTGGATGGGCGTGTGGGCCGACGTCAACAACGACCGCCTGCCCGATCTCTACGTGGTCAACGGCCGCTATCCGGCCGGGGAGCCGAACCGCCTCTACCTCAACAACGGCAACGGCACCTTCAGCGACGTCTCGCAGAAGTCCGGCACCGCCGATCCCCACTGGGGTCTGGGCGCGGCCTTCGCCGACGTCGACAACGACGGTGATCTCGACCTCTTCGTCTCCAAC is a window from the Desulfuromonas acetexigens genome containing:
- a CDS encoding CRTAC1 family protein, whose product is MVKALNLPGIVLALLLAAGPAAAAEFLDISQSAGVADDGLGKGIAFADINNDGLVDFYVSNKGGANKLYRNQGNGSFVDITADAGAGIDHPGFTMGSVFGDYDNDGLIDLYLATGGQYEIEANRLFRNLGNGTFVDVTDKAGVGLKAFTYSASFVDYDNDGDLDLYCANYGVGAKNVLYRNNGDGTFTDVTDIAGVGDPSWSWMGVWADVNNDRLPDLYVVNGRYPAGEPNRLYLNNGNGTFSDVSQKSGTADPHWGLGAAFADVDNDGDLDLFVSNYVGPNGLYLNDGNGVFNNASQGLRGAHEGWGKGPTFGDIDHDGDLDLYEGDCKLANQLYLGDGRGGFDNIADRQPQLKCETVRTKGTAFADIDNDGDLDLYVINWGAPNKLYENDQNDRNWLKVKLTGTRSNRDAYGAKAKIFDPATGKLLAMRELRSANGFCAQEPQMLHFGLKGGRSYDLLIEFPSGVDLKLAGIKPGQTLDIVEPAQ